In Antechinus flavipes isolate AdamAnt ecotype Samford, QLD, Australia chromosome 3, AdamAnt_v2, whole genome shotgun sequence, a genomic segment contains:
- the C3H2orf15 gene encoding uncharacterized protein C2orf15 homolog, which produces MGFSLSKSTQVSAIPSDSKVEDHLIQRTKKSRLRPVTPLFQHTRKIRLEDTIQGENFTTNEETGTESHSGKSLSPVTYVKERDGLEMIDVE; this is translated from the coding sequence ATGGGATTCTCTCTTAGTAAATCTACTCAAGTATCTGCTATACCCAGTGATTCAAAAGTGGAGGATCATTTAATTCAAAGGACTAAGAAAAGCAGATTAAGACCAGTGACTCCGTTATTTCAACATAccagaaaaataagattagaagaCACGATTCAAGGAGAAAACTTTACAACCAATGAAGAGACTGGTACAGAATCTCATTCAGGAAAATCGTTAAGTCCTGTGACATATGTTAAAGAAAGAGATGGACTAGAAATGATAGATGTGGAATGA